In Limnohabitans sp. INBF002, one genomic interval encodes:
- a CDS encoding formate dehydrogenase subunit gamma encodes MYRSFQSVLCAALTVFALSAVAQDKAPATAMAVQSVNIQDVKPDASDSPGYAEQTNGERGKVQPGNNAPMWRAVGAGVEGYSSLPKSEAPEAGVLIQPFVQYPGSRLTNGGEAWRQVRNNWIIPYGGSLLLIVLGAVGVFYWRKGMIKLHGKPTGVEIERFTPFERSAHWTNAIAFVVLALSGVTMAFGKFFMQPIIGDTLFGWITYLLKNAHNFAGPLFAVSLTVVFVTFLKDNLPSKEDFVWIIKGGGLLSGHEVPSHRFNAGEKIVFWGGVFALGLVVVASGFVLDKIIPFLVYERSTMQMAHMIHAVATLLMMAMFIGHIYMGTIGMEGAYKAMKTGYVDETWAKEHHELWHDDIKAGKIPAHRSEETSGTTAHV; translated from the coding sequence ATGTACCGCTCTTTTCAATCGGTGTTGTGTGCAGCGTTGACGGTGTTTGCACTGTCTGCTGTCGCGCAAGACAAAGCGCCTGCGACGGCTATGGCTGTGCAGAGCGTCAACATCCAAGACGTCAAGCCTGACGCCAGCGATTCGCCCGGCTACGCCGAGCAAACCAATGGTGAACGCGGCAAGGTCCAACCCGGCAACAACGCGCCCATGTGGCGTGCGGTGGGTGCTGGCGTGGAAGGCTACAGCAGCCTGCCCAAGTCAGAAGCCCCAGAGGCTGGCGTGTTGATTCAACCCTTTGTGCAATACCCAGGCTCACGCCTCACCAATGGTGGTGAAGCGTGGCGTCAAGTGCGCAACAACTGGATCATTCCTTACGGCGGTTCGCTGCTGTTGATCGTGTTGGGCGCGGTGGGTGTTTTCTACTGGCGCAAAGGCATGATCAAGTTGCATGGCAAACCGACGGGTGTCGAGATTGAACGCTTCACACCGTTCGAGCGCTCAGCCCACTGGACCAATGCCATTGCGTTTGTGGTGTTGGCCTTGTCTGGCGTCACCATGGCTTTCGGCAAGTTCTTCATGCAACCGATCATTGGCGACACGCTGTTTGGTTGGATCACTTACTTGCTAAAGAATGCGCACAACTTTGCAGGCCCTCTGTTCGCGGTGTCTTTGACTGTGGTCTTTGTGACATTCTTGAAAGATAACTTGCCAAGCAAAGAAGACTTTGTGTGGATCATCAAAGGCGGCGGTTTGCTCAGCGGCCACGAGGTGCCATCGCATCGCTTCAACGCGGGCGAGAAGATCGTGTTCTGGGGTGGTGTGTTTGCCCTTGGTTTGGTCGTGGTGGCTTCGGGCTTCGTGCTCGACAAAATCATCCCCTTCCTTGTGTACGAGCGCAGCACCATGCAAATGGCGCACATGATTCACGCTGTTGCCACGCTGTTGATGATGGCCATGTTCATCGGCCACATCTACATGGGCACCATCGGCATGGAAGGCGCTTACAAAGCCATGAAGACCGGCTATGTGGACGAGACATGGGCCAAAGAGCACCACGAGCTCTGGCACGACGACATCAAGGCTGGCAAGATTCCAGCCCATCGCTCCGAAGAAACCTCGGGCACCACAGCGCACGTTTGA
- a CDS encoding FtsX-like permease family protein — protein sequence MNTHVQQGASPSGTAQQALVYSGVTWWTQAWRTLWRDARAGELRLLVVAVALGVAALSSVSFLADRLNGGLQRDARQLLGGDVVVVSDQATPAHIVQHAKDAGLQGVTTLSFPTMARGQSQSGAESNSRLVALKAVEAGYPLRGELKVASSLAQAQLALNHDSTASEGAKRISQSNVEKISAIPTRGEVWIEPAGLEALGLDVGDSVLLGNSRLRISRVLVHEPDRGAGFMNFAPRVLMNSGDLAATALVQPASRVTWRYAVGGSDDAAKNFLAWAEAESKKPEVRGVRVESLEAGRPEMRQTLDRAGKFLNLVALLAALLSAVAVALAARAFAARHLDDCAMLRVLGLSQRHIALSYSAEFVWVGTFASVLGLALGYAVHLVFVALLKGLVDTALPAPSVWPVVYGLGTGLTLLLAFGLPPVLQLASVPALRVMRRDVGELKATTLSVWVLGLTGFSVLLIAVSRDLKLGLMVVGGFAGAVLLFAGMAWLAVQVLRRSVVEGAAPPWLMLATRQVSARPIYAMVQVSALAVGLLALALLVLLRTDLISSWRNATPANAPNRFVINIQPIQAEPFLQTLREAGVSKPDWYPMIRARLVAVNGTTVTPDSYTEERAQRLVDREFNVSFNATPPEHNTLVAGAWQAEEVGGLSIEEGIAKTLKLKLGDSLSFDMAGLLHEARITSIRRVDWTSMRANFFVMYPVSRMTTVAGFDVPTTYIAAFRAPQQVPAAASSKINFDNQLINRFPNVTSVDMGATLNQVQTVLDQVVSAVEFLFLFTLAAGLVVLFAAVTATREERAREYAVLRALGASNQLLANVQRAELAGVGALAGFLASGVAMAMGWGLAHFAFEFEWTASLWVPVLGAAAGALLALAAGWWGLRDVLRRPVVQTLRQASH from the coding sequence ATGAACACGCATGTGCAACAAGGTGCAAGTCCATCGGGTACAGCGCAGCAAGCGTTGGTCTATTCAGGCGTGACATGGTGGACACAAGCTTGGCGTACGCTCTGGCGTGATGCCCGCGCAGGTGAACTCCGTTTGTTGGTGGTGGCCGTAGCTTTGGGTGTGGCAGCGCTCAGCTCAGTCAGCTTTTTGGCCGACCGCTTGAACGGTGGTTTGCAACGCGATGCCCGCCAACTCTTAGGCGGCGATGTGGTCGTCGTGAGCGACCAGGCCACGCCTGCGCACATCGTGCAACACGCCAAAGATGCTGGCTTGCAAGGTGTGACCACATTGAGCTTCCCCACCATGGCGCGTGGGCAATCGCAAAGCGGTGCGGAGAGCAATAGCCGTTTGGTGGCGCTCAAAGCTGTCGAGGCAGGTTACCCTTTGCGCGGCGAACTTAAAGTGGCAAGCAGCTTGGCGCAAGCGCAACTTGCATTGAACCATGACAGCACTGCCAGCGAAGGCGCCAAGCGCATCAGCCAGTCAAACGTTGAGAAAATCAGCGCCATCCCAACCCGTGGCGAGGTCTGGATCGAGCCCGCTGGCTTAGAAGCCTTGGGCCTTGACGTGGGCGACAGTGTGTTGCTGGGCAACAGCCGCTTACGCATCAGTCGCGTGCTGGTGCACGAGCCAGACCGTGGTGCAGGCTTCATGAACTTTGCACCCCGTGTGTTGATGAATAGCGGCGATTTAGCCGCCACCGCGCTGGTTCAACCCGCCAGTCGGGTGACGTGGCGCTACGCTGTAGGGGGCAGCGACGATGCTGCTAAAAACTTTTTAGCCTGGGCTGAAGCTGAGAGTAAGAAGCCCGAGGTGCGCGGTGTGCGCGTGGAGTCTCTCGAAGCGGGCCGCCCCGAAATGCGTCAAACCTTGGACCGCGCGGGTAAGTTTTTGAACCTTGTGGCCTTGCTGGCTGCATTGCTCAGTGCCGTGGCGGTGGCCTTGGCTGCACGCGCTTTTGCTGCACGTCATTTGGATGACTGCGCCATGCTGCGCGTATTGGGTTTGAGCCAACGCCACATTGCCCTGTCGTACAGCGCAGAATTTGTGTGGGTGGGCACCTTTGCCAGCGTGTTGGGGTTGGCCCTTGGCTATGCCGTGCACTTGGTGTTCGTGGCCTTGCTCAAAGGCTTGGTTGACACGGCCTTGCCTGCACCCAGTGTGTGGCCGGTGGTGTATGGCTTGGGCACAGGTTTGACCTTGTTGCTGGCGTTTGGCTTGCCACCTGTGTTGCAGCTGGCCAGCGTGCCTGCATTGCGCGTGATGCGTCGCGATGTGGGGGAACTCAAAGCCACCACGCTCAGCGTGTGGGTCTTGGGCCTCACCGGTTTTTCTGTGTTGTTGATTGCCGTCAGCCGTGATTTGAAACTCGGTCTCATGGTGGTGGGCGGCTTTGCAGGAGCGGTGCTGTTGTTTGCGGGCATGGCTTGGTTGGCTGTGCAGGTGTTGCGCCGCAGCGTGGTGGAAGGCGCGGCACCACCGTGGCTGATGCTGGCCACGCGACAGGTGAGCGCACGCCCTATTTATGCGATGGTGCAAGTGAGTGCTCTGGCCGTCGGCTTGTTGGCCTTGGCCTTGCTGGTGTTGCTGCGTACCGACCTCATCAGTAGCTGGCGCAATGCCACACCCGCCAACGCGCCGAACCGTTTCGTGATCAACATTCAGCCCATTCAGGCTGAACCGTTTTTGCAAACCTTGCGTGAAGCGGGCGTGAGCAAACCTGATTGGTATCCCATGATTCGTGCGCGTTTGGTGGCGGTGAACGGCACTACCGTTACACCCGACAGCTACACCGAAGAGCGTGCGCAGCGTTTGGTAGACCGTGAATTCAATGTGTCGTTCAACGCCACACCGCCCGAACACAACACCTTGGTGGCTGGTGCTTGGCAGGCCGAAGAGGTCGGTGGTTTGAGCATCGAAGAAGGCATCGCCAAAACATTGAAGCTCAAGTTGGGTGACAGCTTGAGTTTTGATATGGCGGGTCTGTTGCATGAGGCTCGTATCACCTCAATCCGGCGTGTGGACTGGACTTCCATGCGCGCCAATTTCTTTGTGATGTATCCCGTCAGCCGCATGACCACCGTGGCAGGCTTTGATGTGCCCACCACGTACATCGCTGCTTTCCGTGCGCCGCAGCAAGTGCCTGCGGCAGCGTCCAGCAAAATCAATTTTGATAACCAACTTATTAACCGCTTTCCCAATGTCACCAGTGTGGACATGGGCGCGACTTTGAACCAAGTCCAAACGGTGCTTGACCAAGTGGTGAGCGCCGTGGAGTTTTTGTTCTTGTTCACGCTCGCTGCTGGTTTGGTGGTGTTGTTTGCCGCTGTCACTGCGACACGGGAAGAGCGCGCGCGTGAATACGCGGTGCTCCGAGCGCTAGGTGCATCCAACCAATTGCTGGCCAATGTGCAACGTGCGGAGTTGGCAGGGGTGGGCGCACTCGCCGGTTTCTTGGCCAGTGGCGTTGCGATGGCCATGGGTTGGGGCTTGGCCCACTTTGCATTTGAGTTTGAATGGACCGCCAGCCTGTGGGTGCCTGTGCTCGGTGCCGCTGCTGGCGCATTGCTGGCGCTAGCTGCAGGTTGGTGGGGCTTGCGCGATGTGCTGCGCCGCCCGGTGGTGCAGACCCTCAGACAAGCCAGCCATTGA
- a CDS encoding molecular chaperone TorD family protein: MTEPHLSSALDEETARAELYGLISELFYAPARPELLAQLRVAATDAPTSGGFLEEPWRQLVGVAREMDDQSIQNEHNALFGGVGKPEVYVYASHFLTGFLNEKPLAQLRTDLAALGLGRDDTTMFETEDHVSYVFEVMRFLVAGEDVSVSNLTQQAKFFAAHVQTWLPAFCDALQATPRARFYAALADLTRAFVSVEAQGFDMLA, encoded by the coding sequence ATGACTGAACCACATTTGTCTTCCGCCCTTGACGAAGAAACCGCACGCGCCGAGCTGTACGGTTTGATTTCTGAGTTGTTCTACGCGCCCGCACGTCCCGAGCTGTTGGCGCAGTTGCGCGTTGCTGCCACCGATGCGCCCACTTCAGGTGGTTTTCTGGAGGAGCCTTGGCGTCAGTTGGTGGGCGTCGCTCGCGAGATGGATGACCAGAGCATCCAAAACGAACACAACGCCTTGTTTGGTGGCGTTGGCAAGCCTGAGGTCTATGTCTACGCCTCGCATTTTTTGACTGGTTTTTTGAACGAAAAACCCTTAGCGCAATTGCGCACCGACCTGGCTGCACTCGGCTTGGGTCGCGACGACACCACCATGTTCGAAACCGAAGACCATGTGTCTTATGTGTTTGAGGTCATGCGTTTTTTGGTGGCGGGTGAGGATGTGTCGGTGTCCAACCTCACACAGCAAGCCAAATTTTTTGCGGCCCATGTGCAAACCTGGTTGCCTGCATTCTGTGATGCTTTGCAAGCGACGCCTCGTGCGCGCTTCTATGCGGCGCTGGCCGACTTGACCCGTGCGTTTGTGAGCGTTGAAGCGCAGGGTTTTGACATGCTGGCTTGA
- a CDS encoding formate dehydrogenase gives MKKEQATEQATPSRRGFFMGAAAAGAAAAAVTAMPGLNTPSAELNKLPPAPENGGGYSLSEHVKRYYQTARV, from the coding sequence ATGAAAAAAGAACAAGCCACCGAACAAGCGACTCCGTCGCGTCGTGGATTTTTTATGGGTGCCGCCGCTGCAGGTGCCGCTGCCGCTGCAGTGACAGCTATGCCAGGCCTCAACACCCCCTCCGCTGAATTGAACAAACTTCCCCCCGCGCCTGAAAACGGTGGCGGCTACAGCTTGAGCGAACACGTCAAGCGTTACTACCAGACCGCTCGCGTCTGA
- a CDS encoding group II truncated hemoglobin: MQIEEKSPFDTPFEWLGGEARVRVLVDRFYDLMDLEPAYLELRATHGPDLANARERLFMFLCGWLGGPNYYVEQHGHPRLRMRHMPFAIGIKERDQWVACMDQAMGETDVPEGLRTRLKNSFFQTADWMRNKGV, encoded by the coding sequence ATGCAAATCGAAGAAAAATCACCTTTTGATACCCCGTTTGAATGGCTAGGCGGCGAAGCGCGCGTGCGTGTTTTGGTTGACCGTTTTTATGACCTCATGGATTTAGAGCCCGCTTACCTAGAGCTGCGCGCCACGCACGGCCCCGACTTGGCCAATGCACGCGAACGCTTGTTCATGTTTTTGTGCGGCTGGTTGGGCGGGCCTAATTACTATGTCGAGCAACATGGCCACCCGCGCTTGCGCATGCGTCACATGCCTTTTGCCATTGGCATCAAAGAACGCGACCAATGGGTGGCGTGCATGGACCAAGCCATGGGTGAGACCGATGTGCCTGAGGGGTTGCGTACACGTTTGAAAAATAGTTTTTTCCAAACAGCGGATTGGATGCGTAACAAAGGCGTTTAA
- the fdh3B gene encoding formate dehydrogenase FDH3 subunit beta: MARMKFICDAERCIECNGCVTACKNEHEVPWGVNRRRVVTLNDGVPGEKSISVACMHCSDAPCMAVCPVNCFYKTDEGVVLHDKDICIGCGYCSYACPFGAPQFPSQGTFGVRGKMDKCTFCAGGPEANGSQAEFEKYGRNRLAEGKLPACAEMCSTKALLAGDGDMVADIFRSRVVKRNKGAEVWGWGTAYGSKQAGQAPAKVEGVKK, translated from the coding sequence ATGGCACGCATGAAATTTATCTGTGACGCTGAGCGTTGCATCGAGTGCAACGGTTGCGTCACCGCTTGTAAAAACGAACACGAAGTCCCATGGGGTGTGAACCGCCGCCGTGTGGTCACCTTGAACGATGGCGTCCCCGGCGAGAAATCCATCTCTGTCGCCTGTATGCATTGTTCCGATGCGCCTTGTATGGCAGTTTGCCCTGTGAACTGCTTCTACAAGACCGACGAAGGTGTGGTCTTGCACGACAAAGACATTTGCATTGGCTGCGGCTATTGCTCATACGCTTGCCCGTTCGGCGCACCTCAGTTCCCAAGCCAAGGCACCTTCGGTGTGCGCGGCAAGATGGACAAGTGCACCTTCTGCGCCGGTGGCCCAGAAGCCAACGGCAGCCAAGCCGAGTTTGAAAAATATGGTCGCAACCGTTTGGCCGAAGGCAAGTTGCCTGCTTGTGCCGAAATGTGTTCGACCAAAGCCTTGCTCGCCGGTGACGGCGACATGGTGGCCGACATCTTCCGCAGCCGCGTGGTCAAGCGCAACAAAGGCGCTGAAGTGTGGGGCTGGGGCACGGCTTACGGCTCTAAGCAAGCTGGCCAAGCACCCGCCAAAGTCGAAGGAGTGAAGAAATGA
- a CDS encoding formate dehydrogenase accessory sulfurtransferase FdhD → MSIASSTSPVLPRLTQAQAELTRQIDVVNEHGVREQVSIPAERALTVYVDKREIVTLMTLGAHPELLVLGYLRNQRLVATVSEVESITVDWDAGEDGAGVAAVKTCHGIADIQARTEKRVVTTGCGQGSVFGDLMGEIDHLVLPDARISQARLYGVLTAIRLQETTYKSAGSVHGCALFSGELMQIFVEDVGRHNAIDTIAGWMWMQGVSADADSIFYTTGRLTSEMVMKSAQMGVAVVVSRSGITQMGYDVATRLQLCTIGRATNKHFLCYTAPERLQLDPTLAVGGVHKVAMT, encoded by the coding sequence ATGTCTATTGCATCTTCTACTTCTCCTGTGTTGCCACGCCTGACCCAAGCGCAAGCTGAACTGACCCGACAGATTGACGTCGTGAACGAACATGGTGTGCGTGAACAGGTGTCCATTCCCGCCGAGCGTGCATTGACGGTCTATGTGGACAAGCGTGAAATCGTCACACTGATGACCTTGGGTGCACACCCTGAACTGCTGGTGTTAGGTTATTTGCGTAACCAACGTTTGGTGGCGACTGTGAGCGAGGTCGAATCCATCACCGTCGATTGGGACGCGGGCGAAGACGGTGCAGGCGTGGCGGCTGTCAAAACCTGTCACGGCATAGCCGACATTCAGGCACGCACCGAAAAACGCGTGGTCACCACGGGCTGCGGTCAAGGCAGTGTGTTTGGCGACTTGATGGGCGAAATCGACCACTTGGTGCTGCCTGACGCGCGCATCAGCCAAGCGCGTTTGTATGGCGTGCTCACTGCCATTCGTTTGCAAGAAACCACTTACAAATCAGCGGGCTCGGTGCATGGTTGCGCCTTGTTCAGCGGCGAGTTGATGCAAATCTTTGTCGAAGATGTGGGCCGTCACAACGCCATCGACACCATCGCAGGCTGGATGTGGATGCAAGGCGTGTCTGCCGATGCCGATTCGATTTTTTACACCACCGGCCGCTTGACCAGTGAGATGGTGATGAAGTCCGCCCAAATGGGCGTGGCCGTGGTGGTTTCGCGCAGCGGCATCACGCAAATGGGCTACGACGTGGCCACGCGTTTGCAGCTGTGCACGATTGGTCGCGCGACGAACAAACACTTTCTTTGCTATACCGCACCTGAGCGTTTGCAATTGGACCCCACGCTGGCCGTGGGCGGCGTGCACAAGGTGGCCATGACATGA
- a CDS encoding formate dehydrogenase subunit alpha, producing MLLTRKTDSTAHTAGSSAFVGRLQRGLSQALPTLDRRGFLRRSGLGIGVGLAATQLSLVKKANASGAMSNNGGGKIEVKRTVCTHCSVGCAVDAVVENGVWVRQEAVFDSPINLGAHCAKGAALREHGHGEFRLRYPMKLVNGKYERISWDTALEEISAKLLDLRKTAGPDSVYWIGSSKHNNEQAYLLRKFVSYFGSNNCDHQARICHSTTVAGVANTWGYGAMTNSYNDMQNSKVALYIGSNAAEAHPVSMLHMLHAKENGCKMIVVDPRFTRTAAKADEYVRIRSGSDIAFLFGLLHIIFKNGWEDKKYINDRVFGMDKVKEEVMAKWTPDKVEEVCGVTPEQLLKVATMLHENNPGTIVWCMGQTQHSIGNAIVRASCILQLALGNVGKAGGGTNIFRGHDNVQGATDVGPNPDSLPGYYGIVEGSWKHFAKAWGVEFDWLKGRFASPAMMTKPGITVSRWIDGVLEKNELIDQDSNLKGVFYWGHAPNSQTRGLEMKRAMDKLDLLVVVDPYPSATAAMAAMPGKAEDLNPNRAVYLLPAATQFETSGSATASNRSLQWREKVIEPLWESRSDHMIMYQLAEKLGFGKELVKNYKLQKVKGMDEPMVEDILREINKSVWTIGYTGQSPERLKAHMRNMHLFDVKTLKSKGGKDKETGYDFGGDYFGLPWPCYGTPELKHPGTSNLYDTSKHVMEGGGNFRANFGVEKDGKNLLAEDGSHSKGADITTGYPELDHVLLKKLGWWDELTDAEKALAEGKNWKTDNSGGMMRVFMQNHGCHPFGNAKARAVVWNFPDPIPQHREPLYGTRPDLVEKYPTHADKKAFWRLPTLYKTIQDKNVADKVHEKFPLILTSGRLVEYEGGGEETRSNPWLAELQQEAYVEINPKTAADRGIRNGERVWLKSPTGARLNVQALVTERVDTGTVWMPFHFSGRWQGEDMLKYYPKGAAPVVRGEAVNTATTYGYDSVTMMQETKTTVCNIERA from the coding sequence ATGTTGTTGACCCGTAAAACAGATTCAACTGCCCACACTGCTGGCAGTTCTGCCTTCGTTGGCCGCTTGCAACGTGGCTTGTCGCAGGCTTTGCCGACGCTCGACCGTCGTGGCTTTTTGCGCCGCTCAGGTTTGGGCATTGGCGTGGGTTTGGCTGCCACGCAGCTGAGCTTGGTGAAAAAAGCCAACGCTTCTGGCGCCATGTCGAACAACGGCGGTGGCAAGATTGAAGTCAAACGCACGGTGTGTACCCACTGCTCTGTGGGCTGTGCGGTGGATGCCGTGGTTGAAAACGGCGTGTGGGTGCGCCAAGAAGCGGTGTTTGATTCCCCCATCAACCTCGGTGCCCATTGCGCCAAAGGTGCGGCCCTGCGCGAGCATGGCCACGGTGAGTTCCGTTTGCGTTACCCGATGAAGCTGGTCAACGGCAAATACGAGCGCATCAGCTGGGACACAGCCCTCGAAGAAATCAGCGCCAAGCTGCTGGATCTGCGCAAAACCGCAGGCCCCGACAGCGTGTATTGGATCGGCTCTTCGAAGCACAACAACGAACAAGCCTATTTGCTGCGCAAGTTTGTGAGCTACTTCGGTAGCAACAACTGTGACCACCAAGCCCGTATTTGTCACTCCACCACGGTGGCCGGTGTGGCCAACACGTGGGGCTACGGTGCGATGACCAACTCGTACAACGACATGCAAAACAGCAAGGTCGCTTTGTACATTGGTTCCAACGCGGCTGAAGCCCACCCTGTGTCCATGTTGCACATGCTGCACGCCAAAGAAAACGGCTGCAAGATGATCGTGGTGGATCCACGTTTCACACGCACTGCAGCAAAGGCTGACGAGTACGTGCGTATTCGCTCTGGCTCTGATATTGCTTTCTTGTTCGGCCTCTTGCACATCATCTTCAAGAACGGCTGGGAAGACAAAAAGTACATCAACGACCGTGTGTTCGGTATGGACAAGGTCAAAGAAGAAGTCATGGCCAAGTGGACGCCAGACAAAGTGGAAGAGGTTTGCGGTGTGACGCCTGAGCAGTTGCTCAAAGTGGCCACCATGCTGCACGAAAACAACCCCGGCACCATCGTGTGGTGTATGGGTCAAACTCAGCACAGCATTGGTAACGCCATCGTGCGTGCCTCTTGCATCTTGCAGTTGGCTTTGGGCAACGTCGGCAAGGCCGGCGGCGGCACCAACATTTTCCGCGGCCACGACAACGTGCAAGGCGCGACCGACGTCGGTCCTAACCCTGACTCCTTGCCCGGCTACTACGGCATCGTCGAAGGCTCATGGAAGCATTTCGCCAAAGCGTGGGGTGTGGAATTCGATTGGCTCAAAGGCCGTTTCGCATCGCCCGCGATGATGACCAAGCCTGGCATCACCGTCTCGCGTTGGATCGACGGTGTGTTGGAAAAGAACGAGCTCATCGACCAAGACAGCAACCTCAAAGGCGTGTTCTATTGGGGCCATGCACCCAACTCACAAACCCGTGGTTTGGAGATGAAGCGTGCCATGGACAAGCTGGACTTGTTGGTGGTGGTTGACCCCTACCCATCGGCCACTGCGGCGATGGCCGCCATGCCAGGCAAGGCTGAAGACCTCAACCCCAACCGCGCCGTTTACCTGTTGCCCGCTGCCACGCAGTTTGAAACCAGTGGCTCGGCCACGGCCTCGAACCGTTCGCTGCAATGGCGTGAAAAGGTGATTGAGCCTTTGTGGGAAAGCCGCTCTGACCACATGATCATGTACCAATTGGCCGAAAAACTCGGCTTTGGCAAAGAGCTGGTCAAGAACTACAAGCTGCAAAAAGTCAAAGGCATGGACGAACCCATGGTCGAAGACATCTTGCGTGAAATCAACAAGTCGGTTTGGACCATTGGCTACACCGGCCAAAGCCCAGAGCGCTTGAAAGCGCACATGCGCAACATGCATCTCTTTGACGTCAAGACCCTCAAGTCCAAAGGCGGCAAAGACAAAGAAACCGGTTACGACTTTGGTGGTGACTACTTCGGCTTGCCTTGGCCTTGCTACGGCACGCCCGAACTCAAGCACCCAGGCACATCCAACCTGTACGACACTTCCAAACACGTCATGGAAGGCGGCGGTAACTTCCGCGCCAACTTCGGCGTCGAGAAAGACGGCAAAAACCTGTTGGCCGAAGATGGCTCGCACTCCAAAGGCGCGGACATCACCACGGGCTATCCCGAACTCGACCACGTGTTGCTCAAGAAACTCGGCTGGTGGGACGAACTCACCGATGCTGAAAAAGCATTGGCCGAAGGCAAGAACTGGAAGACCGACAACTCGGGCGGCATGATGCGTGTGTTCATGCAAAACCACGGTTGCCACCCCTTCGGTAACGCCAAAGCGCGTGCCGTGGTGTGGAACTTCCCAGACCCCATCCCACAACACCGCGAGCCCTTGTATGGCACGCGTCCTGACTTGGTGGAAAAGTACCCCACGCACGCTGACAAAAAAGCGTTCTGGCGTCTGCCCACTTTGTACAAGACGATCCAAGACAAGAACGTCGCCGACAAAGTGCACGAGAAATTCCCGCTCATCCTCACCTCGGGCCGTTTGGTCGAGTACGAAGGTGGCGGCGAAGAAACCCGTTCCAACCCCTGGTTGGCCGAGTTGCAACAAGAAGCCTATGTGGAAATCAACCCCAAGACCGCAGCAGACCGTGGCATTCGCAACGGCGAGCGCGTGTGGTTGAAGAGCCCCACCGGCGCACGTTTGAACGTGCAAGCGTTGGTGACCGAGCGTGTGGACACAGGCACCGTTTGGATGCCCTTCCACTTCTCAGGTCGCTGGCAAGGTGAAGACATGCTCAAGTACTACCCCAAAGGCGCAGCGCCTGTGGTGCGTGGTGAAGCAGTCAACACAGCCACCACGTATGGTTACGACAGCGTCACCATGATGCAAGAAACCAAAACCACCGTTTGCAACATCGAACGCGCCTAA